A segment of the Rickettsia bellii RML369-C genome:
CTGCAAGCTTTGCGAGGCTATCTGTCCCGCCCAAGCAATAGTTATTGAAGCGGATGAGCGGGAAGATGGCAGTAGACGTACTACACGTTATGATATAGATATGACCAAATGCATTTATTGCGGGCTATGCCAAGAAGCATGCCCTGTTGATGCAATAGTTGAAGGTCCGAATTTCGAGTTTGCAAGCCTAACCCATACCGCTCTTATTTACGACAAGGAAAAATTGCTGCAAAACGGTGACCGTTGGGAGCAGGCACTAGCTAACAAGCTCCACAAAGATTATGAGTATAGATAGTAATATACTCTTTTATTGGAATATAATTATGTTAAAAAATCCAAATCATCATATACCAAAGGAATTTACAGAAAGTATTTACGGACTAAAAGTTTATTGTACTTATAACTCTGAGCCGCCGACTAGTATTATTATAGATGTAGCTAAATCGTTTAACACCGGTAACAACCATAATTATTTAGCTGTATTTAGTAACCTCATAAAAAATGTATATGATAGTTTGACTAATAATCCATCTACTATAGAGTATAAACATTTTATGACTATGCTCTCGATAATTTCTGATCATCGTACAAATGTAGTTTCTAATGATGATATACTGATTAGCTGGGACTATATTGCATATTGTAGATACTTAAATATGAATCCATCTAAAGCTATTGAAACCTTTAAAAAATATTTCCCATCTTGCACAGAAATAAAAATTGAACCTCCTGTTTTTCTTGCTTCGGTAGATAATTCTCTAAATGATTTTGCTCAACAAGGCATAACGCTTTCAGGAGTTCTTAATACTACTGCTGAAACATTTCCTGAAGTATAATTATAAAGTAAATTGCTTTTTAGCATATAGCTTAGTTCTTGTATCTTTTTCTTTCAACATCCATCATTAAATTTAGCTGAATTAATAATTCTAAAAAAGTAGCTTTAATAATAGCAACTAATGCAAATTAATTCATCAAAAGTATAAAATATGTGTGGCTTATTCCACACATAGTATCATATTTTTATGATTTTAATTAGAAATTATTTAATAAAATTTAAATAGTTTGTTATATCATCAAGTTGCAATTAAGTATAAAAACTTAATTTTTTAAAAATAAATTAAAAAAGGTCTATTATGAGTAAAAAGAATGATAATCCTACTGGAAAGAAAGTAGATCAGATGAAGCTTAGGTTAAAAGGGGATATTGATCCAAAACATAAATCACCAGAATTAGATAAAATAAAAAAAGACTTAAAAGATCATACAAAAGCTGCTAATACGCCTAAAAAACCTAATAAGCCACAAGTTTCTTTTAGTCAGGATGTAGCTGGACGTCCACCAAGAGGAGGCAAAGGAGGAATGATAATTTAAAAATTATCATTAATGATATTTTGAATAGCTAATTATTTTTAATTGGCTATTCAGGTAACTATATTACTGTGACTTAAATAAGCGTTATTATATCTTTAATAGGTACAACAGTTATATTACGTTCTAATTGATATTTTTTAGTTCCAGGATATATAACAAATAATTCATCTAACGCTAAATATTGTATAGCCTTATGCATAGAGGGAGTAAGAGTAGGGGCATCGCTAAATTTAAACTCAAAACCTAGTTTTAAGCCTTTATGTTTTATAAACAAATCTAGTTCCCCTTCTTGATGTATTCCCCAATAATAGCAATCCTCGCTTCGTTTATCAAACAGCCTTATTATTTGTTCTAAAGCAAAGCCCTCAAAACTAGCTCCTAGTTTTGGATTTTTTAATAATTGTTCTTGTGAATAAATATCAATTAAATGATGAAATATACCTGAATCAGTAAAATATATTTTAGGTCTTTTTTTCTGACGCTTAGAAATATTTTCAAACCATGGATATAATTGACGTATCATAAAAGTACCGGATAAGATATCCAAATAATTTTTTATAGTATGGTCGCTGATTCCTAAGGATTTTCCAATTTCAGAAGCATTAAAAATATTTCCGTGATAGTGAGCAAGCATAGTCCAAAAACGGCGTAATGTAATTGGCGGAATCAAAAATCCAAGGTTTGGAATATCTCGTTCTAAAAAAGTTCTAATATATTGCTCTAGCCAATCAAAGCCTGTCTCGGGATAAAGGTAGCAATTCGGAAAACCTCCAAATAAATGTAATTGTTTTATATTGTTTACTTCCAATAAAGAAAAAGGATGTACCTCAATATAAGATATTCTACCAGCAAGAGTTTCTGAGGATTGTCTAATTAAATCTCTTGAAGCACTACCTAATATTAAAAATTGTTGTTCTATATTTTTATCAGTTAGAACCCGCAGCGTAGGAAATAAGTTTGGTAATCTTTGAATTTCATCAATGATAATTAAGCCTTTTTTGTTTTCTAGTGTTATATAAGGATTTTCTAATGCAGCTAAATCTCTGATATCTTCTAAGTCAAAAAAATGTACGTCCTGATGTCCGTGAGCAAATTGACGGGCTAGTGTGGTTTTGCCGCATTGTCTTGGACCTAAAAGTGCTACTATCTTATGACTTAAAAATTGAATCTTTATTTTTTCTAGATAATTTGGGCGTTCAATAATAGCTTTCATAAATCATAATATTTGATCTTTAAAAAGATTATATCATGAAATTTCGAAGCTTGCATTCGAAATTTCATATTATTCA
Coding sequences within it:
- a CDS encoding ATP-binding protein — translated: MKAIIERPNYLEKIKIQFLSHKIVALLGPRQCGKTTLARQFAHGHQDVHFFDLEDIRDLAALENPYITLENKKGLIIIDEIQRLPNLFPTLRVLTDKNIEQQFLILGSASRDLIRQSSETLAGRISYIEVHPFSLLEVNNIKQLHLFGGFPNCYLYPETGFDWLEQYIRTFLERDIPNLGFLIPPITLRRFWTMLAHYHGNIFNASEIGKSLGISDHTIKNYLDILSGTFMIRQLYPWFENISKRQKKRPKIYFTDSGIFHHLIDIYSQEQLLKNPKLGASFEGFALEQIIRLFDKRSEDCYYWGIHQEGELDLFIKHKGLKLGFEFKFSDAPTLTPSMHKAIQYLALDELFVIYPGTKKYQLERNITVVPIKDIITLI
- the nuoI gene encoding NADH-quinone oxidoreductase subunit NuoI, translating into MINYLKSFFLYEIIRGLALTLKYFFKAKVTINYPYEKSPVSPRFKGEHALRRYENGEERCIACKLCEAICPAQAIVIEADEREDGSRRTTRYDIDMTKCIYCGLCQEACPVDAIVEGPNFEFASLTHTALIYDKEKLLQNGDRWEQALANKLHKDYEYR